In the genome of Rhodamnia argentea isolate NSW1041297 chromosome 3, ASM2092103v1, whole genome shotgun sequence, one region contains:
- the LOC115733281 gene encoding ATP synthase subunit delta', mitochondrial-like, with protein sequence MFRQATKKLVHRPILTSAAARWAPSRPFSADVTAAQTADAAFVEGWKKVIPNIDPPQTPLSFMQPRPPTPSSIPSKLTVNFVLPYASELSQKEVDMVIVPATTGQLGVLPGHVSTIAELKPGVMLVHDGNEVTKYFVSSGFAFVHANSYADIIAVEAVPLDRIDASLVQKGLADFTQKLNSASTDLEKAEAQIRVDVHSALNSALTG encoded by the exons ATGTTCCGGCAAGCCACGAAGAAGCTGGTCCACCGGCCCATCCTGACCTCCGCCGCTGCGAGGTGGGCCCCCTCCCGTCCCTTCTCTGCGGATGTAACGGCGGCGCAGACGGCCGACGCGGCGTTCGTGGAGGGGTGGAAGAAGGTGATCCCCAACATCGACCCTCCCCAAACCCCTCTCTCCTTCATGCAGCCGAGGCCTCCCACGCCGTCGTCGATCCCCTCCAAGCTCACCGTCAATTTCGTCCTTCCTTATGCGTCGGAGCTGTCCCAAAAAGAG GTGGACATGGTCATAGTGCCAGCTACAACAGGACAACTTGGTGTTCTTCCTGGGCATGTGTCCACAATTGCAGAACTAAAACCTGGAGTTATGTTGGTGCACGATGGAAATGAAGTGACAAAATACTTTGTTAGCAGTGGCTTTGCGTTCGTCCATGCAAACTCATATGCGGATATTATTGCTGTTGAGGCTGTACCGCTTGATCGAATTGATGCAAGCCTGGTCCAGAAGGGGCTTGCTGATTTTACCCAGAAGCTGAACTCAGCCTCCACGGACTTGGAAAAAGCCGAAGCACAAATCAGAGTGGATGTGCATAGTGCTCTCAACTCAGCTCTAACCGGCTAA
- the LOC115732799 gene encoding probable dolichyl pyrophosphate Glc1Man9GlcNAc2 alpha-1,3-glucosyltransferase — MTNTPPPPISELRWHVAVATCLKLLLIPSYRSTDFEVHRHWLALTHSLPLSRWYTDETSPWTLDYPPFFAFFELLLSYAARAVDPVIVHLHRGLNYRSDSVVLFQRITVIAADSCLFYAVYRLTRKCEPRKGRLIWALVIWSPMLLIVDHVHFQYNGFLLGILLLSISYLSEGKDLAGGCLFAILLCFKHLFAVAAPVYFVYLLRRCFRGTFARGFGLLSALGVAVITIFAAAYGPFIYHGQMQQVIRRMFPFGRGLCHAYWAPNFWVFYIVMDKVLSFVLRRLGFDIQMPAVSFTGGLVGNSSPFAVLPQITPLTTFIMVLLALSPCLIKAWRNPQPKNAARWIAYAYTSGFLFGWHVHEKASLHFVIPLALTAVQSLGDAKHYFWLSIVSCYSLFPLLYEAQEYPIKVLLLLLHCVAMFLGFSALFNGSARAKATAPESRKGDQSGEKRSSSLAKGGGFTIGWITRCYLFGILLVELWGQFLHPYILGNKLPFVPLMMISVYCAFGIMYSWIWQLRSIVRCSS, encoded by the exons ATGACGAATACCCCGCCGCCGCCCATCTCGGAGCTCCGGTGGCACGTAGCCGTCGCCACCTGCCTCAAGCTCCTCTTGATCCCCTCCTACCGCAGCACCGACTTCGAGGTCCACCGCCACTGGCTCGCCCTCACAcactccctccccctctcccgcTGGTACACCGACGAGACCAGCCCCTGGACCCTCGATTACCCTCccttcttcgccttcttcgAGCTCCTCCTCTCTTACGCCGCCCGCGCCGTCGACCCGGTCATCGTCCACCTCCATCGTGGCCTCAACTACCGTTCCGACTCCGTCGTCCTCTTCCAGAGGATCACCGTGATCGCCGCCGATTCGTGCCTCTTTTACGCGGTGTACCGCCTGACTAGGAAATGCGAGCCGCGTAAGGGGAGATTGATCTGGGCCTTGGTGATCTGGTCGCCGATGCTGCTGATCGTGGACCACGTGCATTTTCAGTATAATGGGTTCTTGCTGGGGATTTTGCTGCTGTCGATTTCGTACTTGAGCGAAGGGAAGGACTTAGCGGGTGGTTGTTTGTTCGCGATATTGTTGTGCTTTAAGCACTTGTTTGCTGTGGCTGCGCCGGTTTACTTTGTATACCTGTTGAGGCGGTGCTTCCGAGGCACGTTTGCGAGAGGCTTTGGTTTGCTTTCGGCTCTAGGGGTGGCGGTCATCACGATTTTTGCGGCAGCTTATGGTCCATTCATTTACCATGGCCAG ATGCAACAAGTCATTCGCCGTATGTTTCCATTTGGCAGGGGGCTTTGTCATGCTTACTGGGCAccaaatttttgggttttctacATCGTAATGGACAAGGTGCTGTCTTTTGTGCTAAGAAGATTGGGGTTTGACATTCAAATGCCTGCAGTGTCGTTCACTGGTGGGCTCGTGGGAAATTCATCGCCTTTTGCTGTACTTCCACAg ATCACCCCCTTGACAACCTTTATCATGGTTCTGCTAGCCTTATCTCCTTGTCTTATCAAGGCCTGGAGAAACCCCCAACCAAAGAACGCTGCAAGATGGATAGCATATGCCTACACAAGCGGATTCCTGTTTGGGTGGCATGTTCATGAAAAAGCATCTCTCCATTTTGTCATCCCCCTAGCACTCACTGCTGTACAAAGTCTGGGAGACGCAAAGCATTATTTCTGGCTATCAATAG TATCCTGCTATTCGCTCTTCCCGCTTCTCTATGAAGCCCAAGAGTATCCCATAAAAGTGTTGCTGCTGCTACTGCATTGCGTGGCGATGTTCCTTGGCTTCTCTGCGCTATTCAATGGGAGTGCAAGAGCAAAAGCAACTGCTCCTGAGTCTAGAAAAGGAGATCAATCCGGAGAGAAGAGAAGCTCGAGTCTGGCCAAGGGAGGAGGTTTTACCATTGGTTGGATCACAAGGTGTTATTTGTTCGGTATTTTACTCGTCGAGTTATGGGGTCAGTTCTTGCATCCTTACATTCTCGGCAATAAGCTTCCTTTTGTGCCCCTGATGATGATATCCGTATATTGTGCATTCGGCATCATGTACTCATGGATTTGGCAACTGAGATCGATTGTGAGATGTTCTAGTTGA